One genomic window of Oncorhynchus kisutch isolate 150728-3 unplaced genomic scaffold, Okis_V2 scaffold758, whole genome shotgun sequence includes the following:
- the LOC109876847 gene encoding sialoadhesin-like, giving the protein MVLRTAGGRLSLVVFLWSVAVVLGQNGWSVTYTKKSICTLKGSTVDLSCSYTYPSWHKVTTTFWFTKKYAVENYVNLRNDPDYKGRVMYHSDKMNGHTLTITDLRESDSATYKFRFITDQTGGKHTGDPGVTLSVTDLQVKVTTTWWSTTLTCSTTCTLTGNPAYTWYRNSKIVQGASSPSYSVYFQTEDSFYCAVKGINSPAVSVEGHSYFHVTYTHQRICTLNGSSVDISCSYTYPSGHTVSETIWYTKGKLNEAPQILSPGYGGRVVYLGNMQSDSILRITDLREEDSAEYKFRFRTDQTTWEPTFPGTTLTVTGLQVKLTPATVTEGQKVTLTCSTTCTLGDNPTYVWYKNGHVTTKSTSLFLNPVSSEDTGRYSCSVEGHEDLPSDEETLTVTYGPKNTSVSVSPSGEIVEGSSVTLTCSSDANPPVDKYTWYKKNVTSPKASGQSYSITNIISEDRGEYYCEAQNGRGSMNSTALMIIVAGKQTSVLTAAVGITVFILVLILFLPCFMWFRRSTGGSDVTADTQSAHPDPNSDTYTALNMKTRSPEYDTLANVRDSSSDTVPQIDAEPSDYENCREPPHNLD; this is encoded by the exons ATGGTATTGAGAACAGCAGGTGGTCGTCTTTCTCtggtggtctttctctggtctgtagcag TGGTACTGGGTCAGAATGGCTGGAGTGTTACATACACCAAGAAGAGTATCTGTACCTTGAAGGGGTCAACAGTGGATCTGTCCTGCTCTTACACATATCCCAGTTGGCATAAAGTCACAACAACCTTCTGGTTCACCAAAAAGTATGCTGTGGAGAATTATGTAAATCTGAGAAATGACCCAGACTACAAAGGTCGTGTGATGTACCATAGTGATAAGATGAATGGTCACACCCTGACaatcacagacctgagagagagtgaCTCAGCTACGTACAAATTCAGATTCATAACAGATCAGACTGGAGGGAAACATACTGGTgatcctggagtcactctgtctgttacag ACCTGCAGGTGAAGGTGACCACTACATGGTGGTCAACgacactgacctgtagcaccacctgtactctgactggTAACCCCGCCTACACCTGGTACAGGAACAGTAAGATTGTACAAGGGGCCTCCTCCCCCTCATACTCAGTCTACTTTCAAACTGAAGACAGCTTCTACTGTGCTGTAAAAGGCATCAATTCTcctgcagtgt CTGTTGAGGGTCACAGTTATTTCCACGTGACTTACACCCATCAGAGGATCTGTACCTTGAATGGGTCATCAGTGGACATATCCTGCTCTTATACTTATCCCAGTGGTCATACAGTCTCTGAAACAATCTGGTATACAAAAGGAAAACTTAATGAGGCGCCTCAAATCCTGAGCCCGGGGTATGGAGGTCGTGTGGTGTACCTTGGAAATATGCAGAGTGACTCCATCCTGAGaatcacagacctgagagagGAGGACTCAGCTGAGTATAAGTTTAGATTCAGAACAGATCAGACAACCTGGGAGCCCACCTTCCCTGGAACAACTCTGACTGTCACAG GTCTGCAGGTGAAGTTGACTCCTGCCACTGTGACAGAGGGACAGAAGgtgacactgacctgtagcaccacctgtactctgggTGACAACCCCACCTACGTTTGGTACAAGAATGGACATGTAACCACAAAATCTACCAGTCTGTTCCTAAACCCAGTCAGCAGTGAGGATACAGGCAGATACTCCTGTTCTGTAGAAGGTCATGAGGATCTCCCCTCTGATGAAGAGACTCTCACTGTCACAT ACGGCCCAAAGAacacctcagtgtcagtcagtccctctggtgaaatagtggagggcagttcagtgactctgacctgcagcagtgatgccaacccacctgtggacaaatacacctggtacaagaagaacgtaacctcaccaaaagcatcaggacagagttacagcatcactaacatcatctctgaggacagaggagaatattACTGTGAGGCCCAGAATGGAAGAGGATCTATGAACTCTACAGCTCTGATGATCATTGTAGCAG GGAAACAAACATCAGTTCTGACTGCAGCTGTAGGAATCACAGTGTTTATTCTGGTTCTCATCCTCTTTCTCCCTTGCTTCATGTGGTTCAG GAGATCCACAGGAGGAAGTGATGTCACAGCAGACACACAG AGTGCCCATCCTGATCCTAACAGTGACACGTACACAGCACTGAACATGAAGACCAGGTCACCAGAGTATGACACCCTGGca AATGTGAGGGACTCCTCTAGTGACACAGTCCCTCAGATAGATGCTGAGCCCTCAGATTATGAGAACTGTAGAGAACCACCACATAACCTGGACTGA
- the LOC116361870 gene encoding uncharacterized protein LOC116361870 has translation MQRTPPSPQRTNPIGLNTSSASKYAFTGTRRMAPINGNECFFWRTTGCFYGDKCRFKHKPDQKGRDRKAPALERDAVPGPGTSAEEGSCHGAGLDAVPRLVTGTEEDSGHGLRAWWHALQGECEEQAQDVPDWESALVAWCMEPAQVAPQVAPQVALLGSTEHLSISSQVVCGSLRSRFSNFSIFSQMCSGSLLGSTNCPVCPPPNVFSANPGVGAVLPFLLASAAKGGDPVFSLLDERRAQSKLPPTLSQMEIYAYYYYWWTENTLQFLKLFELCL, from the exons ATGCAGAgaacccctccctctcctcagagGACCAACCCTATAGGCCTCAACACCTCCTCCGCCTCCAAGTACGCCTTCACAGG gaccAGGAGGATGGCTCCCATCAATGGTAACGAGTGTTTCTTCTGGAGGACCACCGGCTGTTTCTATGGTGACAAGTGTCGCTTCAAACACAAGCCTGACCAGAAAGGAAGAGacaggaaggctccggccttggagcgggATGCCGTGCCTGGACCGGGCAccagcgcagaggaaggctcctgccatggagcaggactggacgcTGTGCCCAGGCTGGTCACTGGCACAGAGGAAGACTCCGGGCATGGACTCCGGGCCTGGTggcacgcacttcagggcgagtgcgaggagcaggcacaggacgtaccagaCTGGGAAAGCGCACTGGTGGCCTGGTgcatggagccggcacaggtggcaccacAGGTGGCACCACAGGTGGCACTCCTTGGGTCGACCGaacacctctctatctcctcccaggtGGTCTGTGGCTCTCTCCGTTCACGCTTCTCCAatttctccatcttctcccagaTGTGCTCTGGTTCCCTCCTCGGCTCCACCAACTGCCCCGTGTGCCCACCCCCAAATGTTTTTAGCGCGAACCCCGGCGTCGGCGCTGTCCTCCCTTTTCTCCTTGCGTCTGCCGCCAAAGGCGGCGATCCtgtattttcacttttggatgaaaggcgtgcccagagtaaactgcctcctactctttcccagatggaaatatatgcatattattattactggtggacagaaaacactctgcagtttctaaaactgtttgaattatgtctgtga
- the LOC116361869 gene encoding B-cell receptor CD22-like isoform X2 has product MALRTAGSVLVVFLWSVAVALGQNGWSVTYTKKSICTLKGSTVEMSCSYTYPSDLQVKVTTTWWSTTLTCSTTCILTGNPTYIWYRNSKIVQGASSPSYTVYFKTEDRFYCAVKDINSPAVSVEGHSYFHVTYTHQRICTLNGSSVDISCSYTYPSGHTVSETIWYTKGKLNEAPQILSPGYGGRVEYLGNMQSDSILRITDLREEDSAEYKFRFRTDQTTWEPTFPGTTLTVTGLQVKVTPATVTEGQKVTLTCSTTCTLSDNPNATYIWYKNGHVTNQSISLFLNPVSSEDAGRYSCAVEGHEDLPSDEETLTVTYGPRNTSVSVSPSGGIVEGSSVTLTCSSDANPPVDKYTWYRKNVTSPKASGQSYSITNIISEDRGEYYCEAQNGRGSMSSTALMIIVAGKPTSFVTAAVGIIVVVLVLILCLSGFMWFRKKASKSTSDTRDTSENVQGDSSPVYDNISGMAMTSTAAQTADTDNQDYVHYASVHFCGSKNQDVPLYSTVQLPQPQIQDEDLQYAAVKFSCPSAATR; this is encoded by the exons atggccttgagaacagcaggaagtgtgttggtggtctttctctggtctgtagcag TGGCACTTGGGCAGAATGGCTGGAGTGTTACCTACACCAAGAAGAGTATCTGTACCTTGAAGGGGTCAACAGTGGAGATGTCCTGCTCTTACACATATCCCAGTG ACCTGCAGGTGAAGGTGACCACTACATGGTGGTCAACgacactgacctgtagcaccacctgtattCTGACTGGTaaccccacctacatctggtacaggAACAGTAAGATTGTACAAGGGGCCTCCTCCCCCTCATACACAGTCTACTTTAAAACTGAAGATAGATTCTACTGTGCTGTAAAAGACATCAATTCTcctgcagtgt CTGTTGAGGGTCACAGTTATTTCCACGTGACTTACACCCATCAGAGGATCTGTACCTTGAATGGGTCATCAGTGGACATATCCTGCTCTTATACTTATCCCAGTGGTCATACAGTCTCTGAAACAATCTGGTATACAAAAGGAAAACTTAATGAGGCGCCTCAAATCCTGAGCCCGGGGTATGGAGGTCGTGTGGAGTACCTTGGAAATATGCAGAGTGACTCCATCCTGAGaatcacagacctgagagagGAAGACTCAGCTGAGTATAAGTTTAGATTCAGAACAGATCAGACAACCTGGGAGCCCACCTTCCCTGGAACAACTCTGACTGTCACAG GTCTGCAGGTGAAGGTGACTCCTGCCACTGTGACAGAGGGACAGAAGgtgacactgacctgtagcaccacctgtactctgagtgACAACCCCAAtgccacctacatctggtacaagaaTGGACATGTAACCAACCAATCTATCAGTCTGTTCCTAAACCCAGTCAGCAGTGAGGATGCAGGCAGATACTCCTGTGCTGTAGAAGGACATGAGGATCTCCCCTCTGATGAAGAGACTCTCACTGTCACAT ATGGTCCAAGGAacacctcagtgtcagtcagtccctctggtggaatagtggagggcagttcagtgactctgacctgcagcagtgatgccaacccacctgtggacaaatacacctgGTACAGGAAGAACGTAACCTCACCAAAAGCATCAGGACAGAGTTACAGCATCACTAACATCAtctctgaggacagaggagaatacTACTGTGAGGCCCAGAATGGAAGAGGATCTATGAGCTCTACAGCTCTGATGATCATTGTAGCAG GGAAACCCACCTCCTTTGTGACTGCAGCTGTAGGAATCATAGTGGttgttctggttctcatcctctgtctctctggcttcaTGTGGTTCAG GAAGAAGGCCTCCAAATCCACCTCTGACACAAGAGACAcatcagagaatgtacag gGAGACTCTAGTCCAGTGTATGACAACATCTCAGGCATGGCCATGACCTCTACTGCAGCACAGACAGCTGACACAGACAACCAGGATTATGTTCACTATGCCAGCGTCCACTTCTGTGGCTCCAAAAACCAGGACGTGCCTCTATACTCCACCGTCCAGCTGCCTCAGCCCCAGATTCAGGATGAGGATCTCCAGTATGCTGCTGTGAAATTCAGCTGCCCCAGTGCTGCCACCCGGTGA
- the LOC116361869 gene encoding B-cell receptor CD22-like isoform X1, whose product MALRTAGSVLVVFLWSVAVALGQNGWSVTYTKKSICTLKGSTVEMSCSYTYPSGTVTTNFWFTKKYAVENYVNLRKDPDYKGRVIYRSDKTNGHTLTITDLRESDSAEYKFRFITDQTGGKYSGYPGVTLSVTDLQVKVTTTWWSTTLTCSTTCILTGNPTYIWYRNSKIVQGASSPSYTVYFKTEDRFYCAVKDINSPAVSVEGHSYFHVTYTHQRICTLNGSSVDISCSYTYPSGHTVSETIWYTKGKLNEAPQILSPGYGGRVEYLGNMQSDSILRITDLREEDSAEYKFRFRTDQTTWEPTFPGTTLTVTGLQVKVTPATVTEGQKVTLTCSTTCTLSDNPNATYIWYKNGHVTNQSISLFLNPVSSEDAGRYSCAVEGHEDLPSDEETLTVTYGPRNTSVSVSPSGGIVEGSSVTLTCSSDANPPVDKYTWYRKNVTSPKASGQSYSITNIISEDRGEYYCEAQNGRGSMSSTALMIIVAGKPTSFVTAAVGIIVVVLVLILCLSGFMWFRKKASKSTSDTRDTSENVQGDSSPVYDNISGMAMTSTAAQTADTDNQDYVHYASVHFCGSKNQDVPLYSTVQLPQPQIQDEDLQYAAVKFSCPSAATR is encoded by the exons atggccttgagaacagcaggaagtgtgttggtggtctttctctggtctgtagcag TGGCACTTGGGCAGAATGGCTGGAGTGTTACCTACACCAAGAAGAGTATCTGTACCTTGAAGGGGTCAACAGTGGAGATGTCCTGCTCTTACACATATCCCAGTGGTACAGTAACAACAAACTTCTGGTTCACCAAAAAGTATGCTGTGGAGAATTATGTAAATCTGAGAAAGGACCCAGACTACAAAGGTCGTGTGATTTACCGTAGTGATAAGACGAATGGCCACACCCTGACAATCACAGACCTGAGAGAAAGTGACTCAGCTGAGTACAAGTTCAGATTTATAACAGATCAGACCGGAGGGAAATATTCTGGCTatcctggagtcactctgtctgttacAG ACCTGCAGGTGAAGGTGACCACTACATGGTGGTCAACgacactgacctgtagcaccacctgtattCTGACTGGTaaccccacctacatctggtacaggAACAGTAAGATTGTACAAGGGGCCTCCTCCCCCTCATACACAGTCTACTTTAAAACTGAAGATAGATTCTACTGTGCTGTAAAAGACATCAATTCTcctgcagtgt CTGTTGAGGGTCACAGTTATTTCCACGTGACTTACACCCATCAGAGGATCTGTACCTTGAATGGGTCATCAGTGGACATATCCTGCTCTTATACTTATCCCAGTGGTCATACAGTCTCTGAAACAATCTGGTATACAAAAGGAAAACTTAATGAGGCGCCTCAAATCCTGAGCCCGGGGTATGGAGGTCGTGTGGAGTACCTTGGAAATATGCAGAGTGACTCCATCCTGAGaatcacagacctgagagagGAAGACTCAGCTGAGTATAAGTTTAGATTCAGAACAGATCAGACAACCTGGGAGCCCACCTTCCCTGGAACAACTCTGACTGTCACAG GTCTGCAGGTGAAGGTGACTCCTGCCACTGTGACAGAGGGACAGAAGgtgacactgacctgtagcaccacctgtactctgagtgACAACCCCAAtgccacctacatctggtacaagaaTGGACATGTAACCAACCAATCTATCAGTCTGTTCCTAAACCCAGTCAGCAGTGAGGATGCAGGCAGATACTCCTGTGCTGTAGAAGGACATGAGGATCTCCCCTCTGATGAAGAGACTCTCACTGTCACAT ATGGTCCAAGGAacacctcagtgtcagtcagtccctctggtggaatagtggagggcagttcagtgactctgacctgcagcagtgatgccaacccacctgtggacaaatacacctgGTACAGGAAGAACGTAACCTCACCAAAAGCATCAGGACAGAGTTACAGCATCACTAACATCAtctctgaggacagaggagaatacTACTGTGAGGCCCAGAATGGAAGAGGATCTATGAGCTCTACAGCTCTGATGATCATTGTAGCAG GGAAACCCACCTCCTTTGTGACTGCAGCTGTAGGAATCATAGTGGttgttctggttctcatcctctgtctctctggcttcaTGTGGTTCAG GAAGAAGGCCTCCAAATCCACCTCTGACACAAGAGACAcatcagagaatgtacag gGAGACTCTAGTCCAGTGTATGACAACATCTCAGGCATGGCCATGACCTCTACTGCAGCACAGACAGCTGACACAGACAACCAGGATTATGTTCACTATGCCAGCGTCCACTTCTGTGGCTCCAAAAACCAGGACGTGCCTCTATACTCCACCGTCCAGCTGCCTCAGCCCCAGATTCAGGATGAGGATCTCCAGTATGCTGCTGTGAAATTCAGCTGCCCCAGTGCTGCCACCCGGTGA